The Gemmatimonadota bacterium DNA window TAGCAGAACGGGCCTGAACCAGGGCCCCAGCCGCAGCTTGCGATCGAGTCCCCACGCACGCAGCAGCGGCGGATGCAGATGGTAGGATACCCGGACTGGACCATCGAAGCGTTCCGCGACGCCGGGTTCGGACGGGTCGGTCAGCAGCCGGGCCACCTCGTACTCGTCCTTGTAGGCCATGAGCTTGTGCAACATGAAAGCCGCGTGCGTGGTGAGCAGGTATCCGCGGTCCGGTCCGCCGGTTCGCTCATCCCCATCATAAACCCGTGCGATCCGGTCGACGAATCGCTCGGCGAGCTTAGCGTCCTGAAAGGCGATCAGTTCGCCCACGCGGATAACCCAGCTCCTGCGGATCGACTCCTGGCGGACGGGAATCCTTCCGATCTGCGTCTCGAAGGCCTGCGCCCGCTTACGGCCGAGTAACCGTGCAAAGCGGCGGACCAGTTCATCCGAATCGGGATCGGGTTCTTGCACGGCCTCGTCCAGTCGGGCCCGGTCGTGCACGGCCATGCGGCCCCAGCGGAAGGCCTGGATGTTCAGGTCGACGGCCTGGCCGTTCAACCGGATGGCGCGCTCGATACTCCCGGCCTGCAGGGGGATGTGCCCGGCCTGGTAGGCGACGCCGAGGAGAAACACGTTGGCCACGATGTGGTTCCCGAAGAGCTTCATCGCGTAGTCCTGCGCATCGATGAAGACATTGTCCACCGACCGGGTGTGTGCTTCGATGAGCGTTTCCATGGCCGGGACGTCGGCGCCGGGTACCTGGGGATCGTACACCATCTGCGCGGTCGGGACGCCGGACCGGCTCACGACGGCTACGGTCCGCTGCGCGGAGGCGGCCTGGAGGTTCAGGGGGTTCACCGCGCCGGCGATATCCGCCGCCAGGTAGAGATCGCACCGCCCGGCGGGAATAAAGCTGGAAGGGGGGACCTCGCCCTCCCCCAGGACGATGGGCGATTCCACGGGACCTCCCTTCTGCGCCAGCCCCGTGCGATTCATCTCGCTCACCTTCTTCCCGTCGAAAAGTGCCGCTACGGCCAGCAGGTGGGCTACGGTCACGACGCCCGTGCCGCCGATCCCGATGAGGTGTATCGCGTATTCTCCATCAATCGTCGCTTTGAAGGCGGGTGCTGAAAGGTCCGATTCGTCCAGTAACGGGTATTCCGGGTTCAAAGGCTTGCTGTCTCCGACCGGTTCGACAGAGACGAAGGAAGGGCAGTCGCCCTTCAGGCAGGACAGGTCCTGGTTGCAGGCCGACTGGAGTATGGCGGTCTTGGGGCCGAACTCCGTTTCCCTGGGTTCGAGCGCGAGGCACATGGACTGCTGTCCGCAGTCGCCGCATCCTTCGCACACCCGTTCGTGAATGTAGACGTACCGTTCGGGGGCGAGATGCTGGCGCTTGCGGCGCCGACGGTGTTCCGTGGCGCATTCCTGGTCGTAGATCAGCACCTTTACGCCGGGCTTTCGCGACAGGCTCTCCTGGGCGGATTCGAGCCGATCCCGCGGTTCGAGCAGCAGGTGCTGGCCCGGTTTCAACGCGGCCCGGGCGCGTTTGAGCGATACCTGCTGCGGAAACTTGCTGACGACCGTCACATCCTGCACGCCCATGCCCAGCAAGATCAGCGCGAAGTCGTCCAGCGTGGGCTGCCCGGTGATGTCCTGGCCGCCGGTCATGGCCACCACGTGGTTCCAAAGGACTTTATAGGTGATGTTGGCGCCGTGGGAAATGGAGCTGAATATGGTGATCAGGCCGCTGTGGAGCACCGTGCCGTCGCCGATGTTCTGGAACAGGTGCCGGTTCTCATTGAACGGGAACATGCCGTTGTAGATGGCGCCGCCAAGGCCCATGGTGGGTATCCAACGCACACCCCGGCCGTCCGCCTCGATGTAGGCGTCCAGCGAAGAGCAGCCGATTTCGCCGCCCGCGACCTCCCCTTCGGGCGCACGGGCCGATACGCTGTGGGGACATCCGGGACAGTAATGGGCGGTGCGCCGGGCGAAGGAGCCCGAGTCTCGTTCCGCGATTGCGTTCAGTTCCTCCAAGCGGTCGTAAATGGGCGCCGACGGGAAGATCTCCTGCAGCATCGGCCCGAGCAGAATTGTGAGCAGGTCGGGATTCAACTCTCCATAGGCTGGAATGAGCGGGCGGTCATCCGGACCCCGCTTTCCGTAGACGTGTGCTACGCCGGTGCCCAGGAGCGCGTGGGCCACCGCTTCTTCCACGAAGGGACCCTTTTCCTCCACGACCACCACGGCCTTCAGGCGCGCTGCGAACTCCCGGATCGTCCGCGGATTGACCGGATAGATCACGCCCAGTTTCAGGATCGGCACCCGGTCCTCCAGGTTCAGCAATCGAAGCGCCTGGACGATGTCGGCGTAGCTCTTTCCCGTCGCTACGATACCGAGGGAACCGTCCGATTCCGGGTTCTCGACCGTGTCGATCCCGTTCACCCGGGCGTACTCGGCGGCGATTCCCAGGCGCACCGTGGTCAGTTCTTCTTCGAAGGGGATGGACTGGGTGGAGATGACCACCTGGTGAAAGCGTTTTTCGTAGGGCCGTCCAGGCGGTCCCGGCGACCCGGGCCGACCGCCAGCCGGTCCCGGCGGCAGCGTTACGCTGGGTAGTTCGGGGTTTGCGTCCACCGTTTCGGCGCCGTCGCAAATGGGCGTGACGAGTTTCATCCCGCAAAGGACCCCGGCGTACCTGCTGAGCGCGAGCGCGTGGTGCCCATAGGTGATGACCTCGGAGACCGTCGAAGGGTAGAAGACGGGAATGCGCGCGTCGCGCAGGGCCTGCTCGCTGCTGGCGGGGTATCCTGAACTCTTCGCCATGTGGTCGTCCCCGCAGAACAGGACGACGCCGCTGTCTTTTCCCGTCCCCGCGATGTTGGCGAGGCTGAATTCGTCCAGGGCCCATTTCACGCCATGGGCCTTGCCGTACCAGAACCCGTCCACGTTTCCTTCGTACTGGCTGCCGTGCACCGCCGCCGCCGCCGTCTTCTCGTTGACCGCCGCCTGGTGTACGAACGGCGCCGCTTCACAGAGCAGGGTGGCCTGTTGCCGGAGTTCGAGGTCGAGGCCGCCGAGGGGCGAACCTTCGTAACCGGCCATGAAGCTGCGCCGCACCGTACCGCCGGAAAGGGCGTCACGCCGCTGCTTGTCCAGCAGGAAGCGGACGATGGCATGTATGCCGGTAAGAAAGACCGGACCGCGGTTTTTGAGGTATCGGTCCTGCAGCGAGGGCGCTGGAATGGCGTCGGTGGTCAAGGCCGGACCTGCCTGGTCGCGAGGCATCTGAAAACGGGTGTAGTGCGCTTCAGGATCATGGCATCAGTATACTCGGTGGGGTGGTTCGTGTCAACCGACGCGGGTGGCCGCCGCGACCACGGAACGTGGTGAAACGGATTGCCTTGCGGCGGGCGTTTCTATAAGTTTCAGGGAACGATCGAGGGACGAAAAGAACCCCCGGAAGGACACGTGCCTGACATGTCTAATGCCGCTGCAGATATACCGTTCATCCCGGCCATCTATGCTTCGAGTCGTGAAGACGC harbors:
- a CDS encoding indolepyruvate ferredoxin oxidoreductase family protein; translated protein: MPRDQAGPALTTDAIPAPSLQDRYLKNRGPVFLTGIHAIVRFLLDKQRRDALSGGTVRRSFMAGYEGSPLGGLDLELRQQATLLCEAAPFVHQAAVNEKTAAAAVHGSQYEGNVDGFWYGKAHGVKWALDEFSLANIAGTGKDSGVVLFCGDDHMAKSSGYPASSEQALRDARIPVFYPSTVSEVITYGHHALALSRYAGVLCGMKLVTPICDGAETVDANPELPSVTLPPGPAGGRPGSPGPPGRPYEKRFHQVVISTQSIPFEEELTTVRLGIAAEYARVNGIDTVENPESDGSLGIVATGKSYADIVQALRLLNLEDRVPILKLGVIYPVNPRTIREFAARLKAVVVVEEKGPFVEEAVAHALLGTGVAHVYGKRGPDDRPLIPAYGELNPDLLTILLGPMLQEIFPSAPIYDRLEELNAIAERDSGSFARRTAHYCPGCPHSVSARAPEGEVAGGEIGCSSLDAYIEADGRGVRWIPTMGLGGAIYNGMFPFNENRHLFQNIGDGTVLHSGLITIFSSISHGANITYKVLWNHVVAMTGGQDITGQPTLDDFALILLGMGVQDVTVVSKFPQQVSLKRARAALKPGQHLLLEPRDRLESAQESLSRKPGVKVLIYDQECATEHRRRRKRQHLAPERYVYIHERVCEGCGDCGQQSMCLALEPRETEFGPKTAILQSACNQDLSCLKGDCPSFVSVEPVGDSKPLNPEYPLLDESDLSAPAFKATIDGEYAIHLIGIGGTGVVTVAHLLAVAALFDGKKVSEMNRTGLAQKGGPVESPIVLGEGEVPPSSFIPAGRCDLYLAADIAGAVNPLNLQAASAQRTVAVVSRSGVPTAQMVYDPQVPGADVPAMETLIEAHTRSVDNVFIDAQDYAMKLFGNHIVANVFLLGVAYQAGHIPLQAGSIERAIRLNGQAVDLNIQAFRWGRMAVHDRARLDEAVQEPDPDSDELVRRFARLLGRKRAQAFETQIGRIPVRQESIRRSWVIRVGELIAFQDAKLAERFVDRIARVYDGDERTGGPDRGYLLTTHAAFMLHKLMAYKDEYEVARLLTDPSEPGVAERFDGPVRVSYHLHPPLLRAWGLDRKLRLGPWFRPVLLFMARCRFLRGTPFDPFGYTAARREERALVTWYESLLDQALAILTPENYPEVLELLRLPDEIRGYEQVKHRSVLRVKKKASEMFETLLQGAASRSIHTR